The nucleotide window GTATCTTTGGACAATGTTTTCACCATGCATGGATGCATGTACGTTATGTTTTGCTCCCCTCTGTGTAATAGCATACTTTCCTAGTCATTTATCTGAAGCTCTTTAGATTTATTTCTAGCTGATTCTGGTGCTGTCATGGAAAATCATTTGGTCCTTGTAATTTTATTTCAACTGTAACTATCATCTTCATATTTTATGTGTCCCAGGAATAGTAATTTGAAgggatttgttttatttaatgTTCACAGTTTTGCTTCCGGCAGAAGCAGTTTGGTTGATATGGATGATTTTGATGATGAGGAAGCTCAATTTAGGGGTATCCCAGATTCTTTTTGTGATATTCCTCCAAAATTTTATCCGCTTTTCGTAACATTTCATAAGTTCTTGATGATGCTTGATGGAAGTCTGAGTAATTCATACTTTGAAAGATTCCCAGACATCGCAAAACTACCTCAAGATCGACAGCGAATATCAAGAGCTAATGTGCTGCAGACCTTCCTCACCACCAAGGAGGTCACATATGCAAGGTTTAGCTCATCATATTGGCCTCATTTTGATGTTCAGTTGACAAAGAAGCTTGATGCTTCACGAGTCTTTACTGAGATTATTTCTCATATCAAAGGTGGTCTTAGAGCGTTGGAAGCAGGTGATGGAAAACTCAGTCAGTTGGATTATGTGCAAATGTCAGAGGGCCGGGCTTCCAGTTTAAGCCAGCAAAAGAGAGAGataatatatgatatatttCAGGTAtatgagaaaatgaaaatgagaaatggtGAGTTTGATATTGCTGATTTTGTAAATGATATTCACCATCGGCtcaaatgtgaaaaatacaaGGGTGATGAAATTGATTTTGTGTACATTGATGAGGTCCAGGATCTTGCCATGAGCCAAATTGCATTGTTTAAACATATCTGCAGCAATGTTGAAGAGGGTTTCGTTTTTTCTGGAGATACAGCCCAGACTATAGCAAGGGGTATTGATTTTAGATTCCAAGATATACGACATCTCTTTTACAAGAAGTTTGTATTggaatcaagaaaaaaaaaacacgacaATAGGAAAGAAAAAGGACAGATCTCAAACATCTTTCAGTTGACACAAAACTTCCGAAGCCATGATGGGATACTGAAGTTGTTGCAGAGCATTGTTGAACTGATTTATCATTTTTTCCCCCTCTGTATTGATGTCTTAGAACCAGAAACGAGTATGATATATGGGGAAGCTCCGATTCTACTCTATTCTGGAAATGATGAAAAACTATTCAAAAAAATTCTAGGAAGTAGTGGGATTATTGCCGGAAATATGGGTGGCTTTGGTGCGGATCAAGTTATTTTGGTCCGTGATGATTGTTCTCGAGAAGAAATCTCTAACTCCATTGGGAAGCAAGCTCTAGTTCTTACTATAGTGGAGTGCAAGGGTCTAGAATTTGAGGTAAttaatatttgtttatttaatctTGCAGATTTACTATCATCATTAGTAGATTACTAGGTTATTGCTTTTGTGATCTGCAGTTAGTTATGCCATGATCTGGAGGATGTTCTTTTTTGATGCCGTATGTAATCcctgtaccttttttttttctttctttgtcaaAACTTTCCTTGTTGCGTCTTCATCCAATTCTTCATAAATATCATATAAGATGCTGGTTCATGttgaaatgaagagaagaatataaacaaaaatatgTTATTGTGTTTGAAATCTATCTTTGTTACATGCATTCTCAGAAACTTAGTCCCTTTTGTAGGATGTACTCCTATACAAATTTTTTGGATCATCACCACTGAAAAATCAATGGAGGGTGCTATATGAATTCATGCAAGAACAAAATTTGCTGGACTCCACATTACCTGAGCGCTTTCCAAGTTTTGATGATGCCAAACACAGCATGTTATGCTCTGAACTAAAGCAGTTATATGTGGCTGTCTCTCGTACAAGACAGAGACTCTGGATATACGAGAATGTTGAAGAACTTTCCAACCCAATTTTTGACTATTGGAAAAGGCAACATCTTGTACAACTTAGAGAACTAGACGATTCACTTGCACAAATTATGCAAGTTGCAAGCACTTCAGGAGACTGGAGATCACGTGGCATCAAGGTCTGCTCAATCCTAAGTTCCTAACATGAGTAGAGAGGATACACTGATGATGAGATTAATAATAGTAGGCTCATGTTAAGTGATTATTCATTAGAATTGAAATCATTATGTTTTATTATAACTTTTGTTATCATTAACATAAGTCAACTATTGTTGTGACAGCATTATTTTTCAACAGTATTAATCTAACATTTTAACTTCATTTGATTTGTTTCTTTCAGCTATATCATGAGCATAACTACAAAATGGCCAGAATGTGCTTTCATAAAGCTGGTGATACATTTTGGGAAAGACGGTCTGAAGCTGCTGAGCTTAAAGTCAAGGCAGACCATATGCGCACTTCTAGTCATGGAGAGGCAAATGCACTCCTTAGGAAAGCAGCTTCAATTTTTGAAGCTATAGGCCTGTTTGTACCTTCTGCCAGATGCTTTTATGATTTGGGCGAGTATGAACGAGCAGGTATGATGTCGATATTGGGTCTTCTTATTTTTCCAGCCTTCATAATGACAGTTTAAGGGCTATGGCGTTGCATGACACCTTTCAGGGTGTCTTGTCGTACTTGAACATTCAAACTCCTTAATTGCTTGTATTagttcaaatattttttttaattggtgCAGGAACAATTTATTTGTATAAATGTGGCGAACTGGAACTGGAAAATGCTGGGGAGTGCTTTTATCTTGCTGAAAATTATGTGCTTGCTGCAGATGTGTATGCTAGAGGAAACTTTTTCTTTCTGAGTATTTCTTCTTGTTTACGAGGAAATATATTTCACAGAGGTTTGGAATACATAAAATATTGGAGACAACATGCAAGAGACGAGTATGATCTGGCCAGACAAGCAGATGAGACTCATgaaatggaattggaatttCTTGAGCATTGCGCATTTCACTATTATGAGGGAAAAGATGACAGATCAAGGATGAAAGTTCTTAGAGATGGAATGCTTTCTACTCGAAAGTTTTTGAATGCTCAGATTTCATCACGCACTTCAAAATATTTGTGGGAAGAAAAACTGCCTGGTGATCTTAAAAGGCcttcaaacaaaaaatatgaGAAGCAGGTTTCTATTGATTCACTGGTCTACTTCTGGAATTCTTGGAAGGATACAGTTGTACACCTGTTTGAATATCTTGGATCGATAGATGTTAATGATTACATAAGTCATGGTGACTTCTTTCTGAATTATTTAGGGGTGTGGAGGCATTTTCATGATGGTCTAAATCCGCTCTATCTTTCACTCATTTATGATATTGACTGGGTGAGAAGTATTGACAAGAGATCTTTCCCAAGAAATGAGGAGTCAATCCCCATTGATGTTCACCGACTTGTCTTGGATGCTCAGAGTTATTGGAGTTCAGAGATGCTTTCTCTTGGCATTAAggttttggagaagcttgaagTGCTTTACAACTTCGCAATCAATAATTCTGATTCAGTGTTCTGCCAGAGCCGGTCTCTTATCCTTATATACGAGGTTGCAAAATATCTTCTGGAATCCAAATTTCTGAAGATGACTCATTATCATGCTGAGACACTCCACAGATTTGTTACATTGTCGACTGAGAATTTTGTCTCTTACATATTTCCTTTAGATTGGATGAGGTCATCAAGAGAGGATATGATTTCTCTTAGGCAAATTGATTCTTGTAAGTGTTTACTGAATCAAGTCATAGTTGAGTACATCAGCTCGACAAACAGGCTTTCATCTGGGCAAATGGGATGTATTGCGATGATCATTCTTGGGTCCGGTAAGCTGGATAATGAACTTTATGAGAAGCTTATAAAAAATCTAGACTGCAACTCTCCATGGAAAAAGTTCATTGAGGATCTATGTGACAGTATTCAGTCAGAGCTGCCAGAAGGTTATAATAGTGAGCGCCCTAAAAATGCCACAGTTCTTGAATATTCGGTGGCACCTGAGAGAGGTCCTTTACTTGGAAATATCAGTCATCAAGAACCGAGAGAGGTGTCTCTTTTGTGGAAGTTCCATGGTGCTTTGTTCAAAACTTATAGTCAGAATTGGAGTTTACATTGCTACAATATAACACCTGATTGTTTCTTATATCTTGTAGATTGCCTTCTGATTCGGATCTGTTGCTTTCAAGGTTATGCAATCACTACAAGATCTTGTTTCATTGAGCGGCTGATATATAAGGAGGAACATAATCAAGTGATAGTGGATGATGTTCGAATATCTTTTGAATGCATCCTTCAGTTTCTGACTGATGTTGTTCGGGAATTTCTTTTTAATAAGACGGATATGATTAAGTGGATAAAAAAGTGTACCAATAATAGTTGGAAGGTGTATTACTCGCTACTGATGCAGAGATTGGTTTTTGTGTTATGTCTGCTTTATTTGAATTTTGGGATGGGCTTTGATATTCTCTTGGATTTGCTGAGGAGGAAGTACATCACTGACCAGTTACCAAAGGAGTTCTGCTATGTCCTTAGGGGAATTGCATCTTTACGTGATTCTGTTAGTAGACATGTTGATGTGCTAGCTCGAGCTTTTAAGAAGAGCGGTAATCCTTTGGTGGTTGCAAGTTTTGGGATTGATTGTTCAAGGTTCTTCTGTTCAGATGCCATTATCATCAACATGAAGGCTAACATATGCATGGCTGAAATAGTAAGATCTCTATTTCCAAAACACTCTATGATTCGTTCTTCACAAGGGCAGACATACACCACTGAGAACCTTCGGCATTGGAACAGAAATAACTTCCCCGTGGATTTTGATCCCTTGTGGGAAATATTTAAAGGTTTTAAACCAGCAAAGGAAAGAGATCAGTGCAATATATTTTCAGATGCCTCAAAAATCAAGGTaatactagctagctagcttagtTCTTACTATATATGGTTCACATTAGCCAGCGACTCAATGTATTGAATTTTTCCTTGATGTTCTTTTCAGTTGGATGTGGAGAAGATTATTCGGCT belongs to Rosa chinensis cultivar Old Blush chromosome 4, RchiOBHm-V2, whole genome shotgun sequence and includes:
- the LOC112196233 gene encoding uncharacterized protein LOC112196233, yielding MMEGSESFTDTVLSWSLEDICNENLYKHQVEKIPESVQQFGACSYPLLDETRAQLQSSMESMHRAPFCQVNAIQESKHYEGETKLYDIEIDGWRNSDSGKELHKPIQGDVFVLADAKLETISDLRKLGKWWSLVIVTEVSTDKKEDDRTFLSLKVRAPKEFEVNNGNGTSLFLVFLANITPNLRIWNAMHMCISSRWKVLFGDNFMKSFKKLKSFQKKMSVLNLLLKLSSGWRPKKRNVDTICKISSMTLKQFKVDDLYIVLTIDIEKDLKYMQVLRMWDLLPGLLDIQKLADRLDCIFSRYTNLFVNLCREKCLEGHLEVPASWPLSLDVVRYKDLSSTKSMSNSVGDSSVNGSCVENSKVNESLLLMKFYSLSSGVVNFLLSDREDSKVDLPFEVTDQEREAVLYDRSTFILGRSGTGKTTVLTTKLYQKEQQHLMVDEGFYDVESNAVGHAGLHNKAVQSSSSALNKGMVLHQLFVTVSPKLCFAVKQHFLRLKRNSNLKGFVLFNVHSFASGRSSLVDMDDFDDEEAQFRGIPDSFCDIPPKFYPLFVTFHKFLMMLDGSLSNSYFERFPDIAKLPQDRQRISRANVLQTFLTTKEVTYARFSSSYWPHFDVQLTKKLDASRVFTEIISHIKGGLRALEAGDGKLSQLDYVQMSEGRASSLSQQKREIIYDIFQVYEKMKMRNGEFDIADFVNDIHHRLKCEKYKGDEIDFVYIDEVQDLAMSQIALFKHICSNVEEGFVFSGDTAQTIARGIDFRFQDIRHLFYKKFVLESRKKKHDNRKEKGQISNIFQLTQNFRSHDGILKLLQSIVELIYHFFPLCIDVLEPETSMIYGEAPILLYSGNDEKLFKKILGSSGIIAGNMGGFGADQVILVRDDCSREEISNSIGKQALVLTIVECKGLEFEDVLLYKFFGSSPLKNQWRVLYEFMQEQNLLDSTLPERFPSFDDAKHSMLCSELKQLYVAVSRTRQRLWIYENVEELSNPIFDYWKRQHLVQLRELDDSLAQIMQVASTSGDWRSRGIKLYHEHNYKMARMCFHKAGDTFWERRSEAAELKVKADHMRTSSHGEANALLRKAASIFEAIGLFVPSARCFYDLGEYERAGTIYLYKCGELELENAGECFYLAENYVLAADVYARGNFFFLSISSCLRGNIFHRGLEYIKYWRQHARDEYDLARQADETHEMELEFLEHCAFHYYEGKDDRSRMKVLRDGMLSTRKFLNAQISSRTSKYLWEEKLPGDLKRPSNKKYEKQVSIDSLVYFWNSWKDTVVHLFEYLGSIDVNDYISHGDFFLNYLGVWRHFHDGLNPLYLSLIYDIDWVRSIDKRSFPRNEESIPIDVHRLVLDAQSYWSSEMLSLGIKVLEKLEVLYNFAINNSDSVFCQSRSLILIYEVAKYLLESKFLKMTHYHAETLHRFVTLSTENFVSYIFPLDWMRSSREDMISLRQIDSCKCLLNQVIVEYISSTNRLSSGQMGCIAMIILGSGKLDNELYEKLIKNLDCNSPWKKFIEDLCDSIQSELPEGYNSERPKNATVLEYSVAPERGPLLGNISHQEPREVSLLWKFHGALFKTYSQNWSLHCYNITPDCFLYLVDCLLIRICCFQGYAITTRSCFIERLIYKEEHNQVIVDDVRISFECILQFLTDVVREFLFNKTDMIKWIKKCTNNSWKVYYSLLMQRLVFVLCLLYLNFGMGFDILLDLLRRKYITDQLPKEFCYVLRGIASLRDSVSRHVDVLARAFKKSGNPLVVASFGIDCSRFFCSDAIIINMKANICMAEIVRSLFPKHSMIRSSQGQTYTTENLRHWNRNNFPVDFDPLWEIFKGFKPAKERDQCNIFSDASKIKLDVEKIIRLLAAAWSGLDDKEERKLSREVLSMLDELVQLYAALDGSSEREVGNNMATVAELSRRMQWRSQRFFWPEKIQPIFTELYMEHNNKLARKAHKAVAKSGHGNEAGNGDRL